The following proteins come from a genomic window of Miscanthus floridulus cultivar M001 chromosome 2, ASM1932011v1, whole genome shotgun sequence:
- the LOC136540143 gene encoding uncharacterized protein: MNTTQKVDPVEQDAKVLKQASQFKRWGRKHPFVRYGLPLISLTVFGAVGLAHLIQGSKEVTKEKEDIEWEVVETTKALSRTGPVEGAYKPKKLSLEDELKALQQKVDINSYDYKPIPRPNEK; the protein is encoded by the exons atgaatacaaCTCAGAAAGTTGATCCAGTGGAACAAGATGCTAAGGTTTTGAAGCAAGCCTCACAGTTCAAAAGGTGGGGGCGAAAACATCCATTTGTTCGGTATGGGTTACCACTCATTTCCTTGACAGTGTTTGGTGCCGTCGGGCTTGCTCATCTTATACAAGGCAG CAAAGAAGTGACAAAGGAAAAGGAGGATATAGAATGGGAGGTTGTAGAAACAACAAAAGCtctaagccgaacagggccagtgGAAGGAGCCTATAAGCCTAAGAAGCTCTCTCTAGAGGATGAACTGAAG GCTTTGCAGCAAAAGGTTGACATAAACAGCTACGACTACAAGCCCATCCCAAGACCCAATGAGAAATAA